A window from Plodia interpunctella isolate USDA-ARS_2022_Savannah chromosome 2, ilPloInte3.2, whole genome shotgun sequence encodes these proteins:
- the Nhe3 gene encoding sodium/hydrogen exchanger 6 isoform X6: MNFLVSFGFLLYVIVICQGSGTDIALDAKASLLHRIDSLNLLIYTCLLTLTVLTIWVFKHRRVSWIHETGLAVIYGLIVGAIIRYSGTTNQVTRIDVHPAPDTKYNLSVPPDMLRFHFPDKIQISSGEVPVPNKTYAYSFRGEIVNVEQNEIDLKATFDPEIFFNIILPPIIFHAGYCLKRKYFFRNLGAILTFAMVGTALSALVIGSLMYGCVQLMPASLASSFTFLDTLYFGALISPTDPLTVLAIFSQLKVDVNLYAMIFGESVLNDAVALVLSGAIQNYEKRYSNDGGFEITAFLAAIGDFIGIFSLSLLVGALMGCLTALMTKFTHVRDWPLLESALFVLMSYAAFLIAEVCELTGVVAVLFCGICQAHYTYNNLSSDSRNRTKQLFELLNFLAENFIFTYIGVSMFTFPKHHFDPWFIIAGFVTSTLGRAVNIYPLSFLLNLGRKPPIPMNFQHMLFFSGLRGAMSFALAIRNTVSDARQAMLTTTSLIVIATVVLQGGAATHALAYLRIPTGQGQNDESDALPYRDVRSPGDIGFGLRNLDSTQPASCDRATETPREGGEKARLARLWGAVDSKLLKPLLTHARPPLTDTLPGFMRPVARVLTTTHQYTQGISSEHVTFFYNNSNDNSLRRTDSDSDLCIDEPQPVPTSIDPQQLWPGHVDTRISVEGITGSNI, from the exons ATGAATTTCCTAGTTTCCTTTGGGTtcttattatatgttatagtAATATGTCAAGGGTCGGGCACAGACATTGCTTTAGATGCCAAAGCTAGTTTGTTACATCGCATAGATAGTTTGAACCTGCTGATATACACTTGTCTTCTCACACTTACGGTGCTCACTATTTGGGTTTTTAAACATCGACGAGTGAGCTGGATTCACGAGACAGGATTGGCCGTAATATATG GTCTTATAGTAGGGGCAATAATAAGATATTCAGGAACAACAAACCAGGTCACACGCATTGATGTGCACCCGGCACCTGATACCAAGTACAACCTGTCGGTGCCACCAGACATGCTTCGGTTCCATTTTCCTGATAAGATTCAGATCTCTTCTGGTG AGGTCCCTGTACCAAATAAAACTTATGCCTACAGCTTTAGAGGTGAGATAGTAAATGTggaacaaaatgaaatagatCTTAAGGCTACATTTGATCCTGAAATATTCTTCAATATAATTCTACCTCCTATCATCTTTCATGCTGGATATTGCTTGAAAAGG AAATATTTCTTCCGCAACCTCGGTGCCATATTAACATTCGCAATGGTGGGCACCGCATTATCGGCGCTTGTGATTGGATCCCTCATGTATGGGTGCGTGCAGCTCATGCCAGCTTCTCTCGCCTCGAGTTTCACATTTCTGGACACGCTGTATTTTGGTGCCTTGATCTCTCCGACGGATCCACTCACAGTGCTAGCTATATTTTCCCAgttaaaa gtCGACGTAAATTTATATGCTATGATTTTCGGTGAGAGCGTTCTTAATGATGCAGTGGCTTTAGTACTTAGCGG TGCTATTCAAAACTACGAAAAGAGGTACTCAAATGATGGTGGCTTTGAAATAACCGCTTTCTTGGCGGCCATCGGCGACTTCATCGGGATATTCAGTCTCTCCCTGCTGGTTGGGGCCCTGATGGGGTGCCTCACTGCACTGAT GACGAAGTTCACCCACGTGCGAGACTGGCCGCTGCTGGAGTCTGCATTGTTTGTCCTCATGTCGTACGCCGCCTTCCTCATAGCTGAAGTGTGCGAATTAACAG gaGTAGTGGCGGTACTTTTCTGCGGCATCTGCCAAGCTCACTACACGTACAACAACCTATCATCGGACTCACGCAACCGCACCAAACAACTGTTCGAGCTACTCAACTTCTTGGCCGAGAACTTCATATTCACCTACATCGGAGTCTCCATGTTCACGTTCCCGAAGCACCACTTCGATCCATGGTTTATCATCGCTGGATTT GTAACTTCAACTCTTGGTCGGGCTGTGAACATTTATCCTCTGTCGTTCCTCTTAAATCTCGGACGGAAACCTCCAATACCAATGAACTTCCAACACATGCTATTTTTCTCTG GTCTCCGAGGAGCGATGTCGTTCGCGCTGGCGATCCGCAACACCGTGTCGGACGCGAGACAAGCCATGCTGACAACCACCTCGCTCATCGTCATCGCCACTGTGGTGCTGCAGGGCGGCGCCGCTACACACGCCCTCGCCTATCTGCGTATACCCACCGG ACAAGGACAAAACGACGAAAGCGATGCCCTTCCCTACCGCGATGTACGAagt CCCGGAGATATAGGATTCGGGCTCCGAAATTTGGATTCTACGCAACCGGCCAGTTGCGACAGGGCAACA GAAACGCCGCGCGAAGGAGGGGAGAAGGCCCGCTTGGCGCGGCTGTGGGGGGCGGTGGACTCGAAGCTGCTGAAGCCGCTGCTGACGCACGCGCGCCCGCCGCTCACCGACACGTTGCCCGGCTTCATGAGACCCGTCGCCCGGGTGCTCACCACCACGCATCAGTACACGCAAGGA ATATCGTCGGAGCACGTaacttttttctataataacaGTAAT GACAACAGTCTCCGCAGGACAGACTCCGATTCCGACCTCTGTATCGACGAGCCCCAACCAGTACCAACAAGCATTGATCCACAG CAATTATGGCCCGGACACGTGGACACGCGCATCTCAGTGGAAGGTATCACAGgaagtaatatataa
- the Nhe3 gene encoding sodium/hydrogen exchanger 6 isoform X8 has protein sequence MNFLVSFGFLLYVIVICQGSGTDIALDAKASLLHRIDSLNLLIYTCLLTLTVLTIWVFKHRRVSWIHETGLAVIYGLIVGAIIRYSGTTNQVTRIDVHPAPDTKYNLSVPPDMLRFHFPDKIQISSGEVPVPNKTYAYSFRGEIVNVEQNEIDLKATFDPEIFFNIILPPIIFHAGYCLKRKYFFRNLGAILTFAMVGTALSALVIGSLMYGCVQLMPASLASSFTFLDTLYFGALISPTDPLTVLAIFSQLKVDVNLYAMIFGESVLNDAVALVLSGAIQNYEKRYSNDGGFEITAFLAAIGDFIGIFSLSLLVGALMGCLTALMTKFTHVRDWPLLESALFVLMSYAAFLIAEVCELTGVVAVLFCGICQAHYTYNNLSSDSRNRTKQLFELLNFLAENFIFTYIGVSMFTFPKHHFDPWFIIAGFVTSTLGRAVNIYPLSFLLNLGRKPPIPMNFQHMLFFSGLRGAMSFALAIRNTVSDARQAMLTTTSLIVIATVVLQGGAATHALAYLRIPTGQGQNDESDALPYRDVRSLYRATDTGGSPGDIGFGLRNLDSTQPASCDRATETPREGGEKARLARLWGAVDSKLLKPLLTHARPPLTDTLPGFMRPVARVLTTTHQYTQGDNSLRRTDSDSDLCIDEPQPVPTSIDPQQLWPGHVDTRISVEGITGSNI, from the exons ATGAATTTCCTAGTTTCCTTTGGGTtcttattatatgttatagtAATATGTCAAGGGTCGGGCACAGACATTGCTTTAGATGCCAAAGCTAGTTTGTTACATCGCATAGATAGTTTGAACCTGCTGATATACACTTGTCTTCTCACACTTACGGTGCTCACTATTTGGGTTTTTAAACATCGACGAGTGAGCTGGATTCACGAGACAGGATTGGCCGTAATATATG GTCTTATAGTAGGGGCAATAATAAGATATTCAGGAACAACAAACCAGGTCACACGCATTGATGTGCACCCGGCACCTGATACCAAGTACAACCTGTCGGTGCCACCAGACATGCTTCGGTTCCATTTTCCTGATAAGATTCAGATCTCTTCTGGTG AGGTCCCTGTACCAAATAAAACTTATGCCTACAGCTTTAGAGGTGAGATAGTAAATGTggaacaaaatgaaatagatCTTAAGGCTACATTTGATCCTGAAATATTCTTCAATATAATTCTACCTCCTATCATCTTTCATGCTGGATATTGCTTGAAAAGG AAATATTTCTTCCGCAACCTCGGTGCCATATTAACATTCGCAATGGTGGGCACCGCATTATCGGCGCTTGTGATTGGATCCCTCATGTATGGGTGCGTGCAGCTCATGCCAGCTTCTCTCGCCTCGAGTTTCACATTTCTGGACACGCTGTATTTTGGTGCCTTGATCTCTCCGACGGATCCACTCACAGTGCTAGCTATATTTTCCCAgttaaaa gtCGACGTAAATTTATATGCTATGATTTTCGGTGAGAGCGTTCTTAATGATGCAGTGGCTTTAGTACTTAGCGG TGCTATTCAAAACTACGAAAAGAGGTACTCAAATGATGGTGGCTTTGAAATAACCGCTTTCTTGGCGGCCATCGGCGACTTCATCGGGATATTCAGTCTCTCCCTGCTGGTTGGGGCCCTGATGGGGTGCCTCACTGCACTGAT GACGAAGTTCACCCACGTGCGAGACTGGCCGCTGCTGGAGTCTGCATTGTTTGTCCTCATGTCGTACGCCGCCTTCCTCATAGCTGAAGTGTGCGAATTAACAG gaGTAGTGGCGGTACTTTTCTGCGGCATCTGCCAAGCTCACTACACGTACAACAACCTATCATCGGACTCACGCAACCGCACCAAACAACTGTTCGAGCTACTCAACTTCTTGGCCGAGAACTTCATATTCACCTACATCGGAGTCTCCATGTTCACGTTCCCGAAGCACCACTTCGATCCATGGTTTATCATCGCTGGATTT GTAACTTCAACTCTTGGTCGGGCTGTGAACATTTATCCTCTGTCGTTCCTCTTAAATCTCGGACGGAAACCTCCAATACCAATGAACTTCCAACACATGCTATTTTTCTCTG GTCTCCGAGGAGCGATGTCGTTCGCGCTGGCGATCCGCAACACCGTGTCGGACGCGAGACAAGCCATGCTGACAACCACCTCGCTCATCGTCATCGCCACTGTGGTGCTGCAGGGCGGCGCCGCTACACACGCCCTCGCCTATCTGCGTATACCCACCGG ACAAGGACAAAACGACGAAAGCGATGCCCTTCCCTACCGCGATGTACGAagt CTGTACCGGGCCACGGACACGGGCGGATCG CCCGGAGATATAGGATTCGGGCTCCGAAATTTGGATTCTACGCAACCGGCCAGTTGCGACAGGGCAACA GAAACGCCGCGCGAAGGAGGGGAGAAGGCCCGCTTGGCGCGGCTGTGGGGGGCGGTGGACTCGAAGCTGCTGAAGCCGCTGCTGACGCACGCGCGCCCGCCGCTCACCGACACGTTGCCCGGCTTCATGAGACCCGTCGCCCGGGTGCTCACCACCACGCATCAGTACACGCAAGGA GACAACAGTCTCCGCAGGACAGACTCCGATTCCGACCTCTGTATCGACGAGCCCCAACCAGTACCAACAAGCATTGATCCACAG CAATTATGGCCCGGACACGTGGACACGCGCATCTCAGTGGAAGGTATCACAGgaagtaatatataa
- the Nhe3 gene encoding sodium/hydrogen exchanger 6 isoform X10 yields MNFLVSFGFLLYVIVICQGSGTDIALDAKASLLHRIDSLNLLIYTCLLTLTVLTIWVFKHRRVSWIHETGLAVIYGLIVGAIIRYSGTTNQVTRIDVHPAPDTKYNLSVPPDMLRFHFPDKIQISSGEVPVPNKTYAYSFRGEIVNVEQNEIDLKATFDPEIFFNIILPPIIFHAGYCLKRKYFFRNLGAILTFAMVGTALSALVIGSLMYGCVQLMPASLASSFTFLDTLYFGALISPTDPLTVLAIFSQLKVDVNLYAMIFGESVLNDAVALVLSGAIQNYEKRYSNDGGFEITAFLAAIGDFIGIFSLSLLVGALMGCLTALMTKFTHVRDWPLLESALFVLMSYAAFLIAEVCELTGVVAVLFCGICQAHYTYNNLSSDSRNRTKQLFELLNFLAENFIFTYIGVSMFTFPKHHFDPWFIIAGFVTSTLGRAVNIYPLSFLLNLGRKPPIPMNFQHMLFFSGLRGAMSFALAIRNTVSDARQAMLTTTSLIVIATVVLQGGAATHALAYLRIPTGQGQNDESDALPYRDVRSLYRATDTGGSETPREGGEKARLARLWGAVDSKLLKPLLTHARPPLTDTLPGFMRPVARVLTTTHQYTQGISSEHVTFFYNNSNDNSLRRTDSDSDLCIDEPQPVPTSIDPQQLWPGHVDTRISVEGITGSNI; encoded by the exons ATGAATTTCCTAGTTTCCTTTGGGTtcttattatatgttatagtAATATGTCAAGGGTCGGGCACAGACATTGCTTTAGATGCCAAAGCTAGTTTGTTACATCGCATAGATAGTTTGAACCTGCTGATATACACTTGTCTTCTCACACTTACGGTGCTCACTATTTGGGTTTTTAAACATCGACGAGTGAGCTGGATTCACGAGACAGGATTGGCCGTAATATATG GTCTTATAGTAGGGGCAATAATAAGATATTCAGGAACAACAAACCAGGTCACACGCATTGATGTGCACCCGGCACCTGATACCAAGTACAACCTGTCGGTGCCACCAGACATGCTTCGGTTCCATTTTCCTGATAAGATTCAGATCTCTTCTGGTG AGGTCCCTGTACCAAATAAAACTTATGCCTACAGCTTTAGAGGTGAGATAGTAAATGTggaacaaaatgaaatagatCTTAAGGCTACATTTGATCCTGAAATATTCTTCAATATAATTCTACCTCCTATCATCTTTCATGCTGGATATTGCTTGAAAAGG AAATATTTCTTCCGCAACCTCGGTGCCATATTAACATTCGCAATGGTGGGCACCGCATTATCGGCGCTTGTGATTGGATCCCTCATGTATGGGTGCGTGCAGCTCATGCCAGCTTCTCTCGCCTCGAGTTTCACATTTCTGGACACGCTGTATTTTGGTGCCTTGATCTCTCCGACGGATCCACTCACAGTGCTAGCTATATTTTCCCAgttaaaa gtCGACGTAAATTTATATGCTATGATTTTCGGTGAGAGCGTTCTTAATGATGCAGTGGCTTTAGTACTTAGCGG TGCTATTCAAAACTACGAAAAGAGGTACTCAAATGATGGTGGCTTTGAAATAACCGCTTTCTTGGCGGCCATCGGCGACTTCATCGGGATATTCAGTCTCTCCCTGCTGGTTGGGGCCCTGATGGGGTGCCTCACTGCACTGAT GACGAAGTTCACCCACGTGCGAGACTGGCCGCTGCTGGAGTCTGCATTGTTTGTCCTCATGTCGTACGCCGCCTTCCTCATAGCTGAAGTGTGCGAATTAACAG gaGTAGTGGCGGTACTTTTCTGCGGCATCTGCCAAGCTCACTACACGTACAACAACCTATCATCGGACTCACGCAACCGCACCAAACAACTGTTCGAGCTACTCAACTTCTTGGCCGAGAACTTCATATTCACCTACATCGGAGTCTCCATGTTCACGTTCCCGAAGCACCACTTCGATCCATGGTTTATCATCGCTGGATTT GTAACTTCAACTCTTGGTCGGGCTGTGAACATTTATCCTCTGTCGTTCCTCTTAAATCTCGGACGGAAACCTCCAATACCAATGAACTTCCAACACATGCTATTTTTCTCTG GTCTCCGAGGAGCGATGTCGTTCGCGCTGGCGATCCGCAACACCGTGTCGGACGCGAGACAAGCCATGCTGACAACCACCTCGCTCATCGTCATCGCCACTGTGGTGCTGCAGGGCGGCGCCGCTACACACGCCCTCGCCTATCTGCGTATACCCACCGG ACAAGGACAAAACGACGAAAGCGATGCCCTTCCCTACCGCGATGTACGAagt CTGTACCGGGCCACGGACACGGGCGGATCG GAAACGCCGCGCGAAGGAGGGGAGAAGGCCCGCTTGGCGCGGCTGTGGGGGGCGGTGGACTCGAAGCTGCTGAAGCCGCTGCTGACGCACGCGCGCCCGCCGCTCACCGACACGTTGCCCGGCTTCATGAGACCCGTCGCCCGGGTGCTCACCACCACGCATCAGTACACGCAAGGA ATATCGTCGGAGCACGTaacttttttctataataacaGTAAT GACAACAGTCTCCGCAGGACAGACTCCGATTCCGACCTCTGTATCGACGAGCCCCAACCAGTACCAACAAGCATTGATCCACAG CAATTATGGCCCGGACACGTGGACACGCGCATCTCAGTGGAAGGTATCACAGgaagtaatatataa
- the Nhe3 gene encoding sodium/hydrogen exchanger 6 isoform X1, which yields MNFLVSFGFLLYVIVICQGSGTDIALDAKASLLHRIDSLNLLIYTCLLTLTVLTIWVFKHRRVSWIHETGLAVIYGLIVGAIIRYSGTTNQVTRIDVHPAPDTKYNLSVPPDMLRFHFPDKIQISSGEVPVPNKTYAYSFRGEIVNVEQNEIDLKATFDPEIFFNIILPPIIFHAGYCLKRKYFFRNLGAILTFAMVGTALSALVIGSLMYGCVQLMPASLASSFTFLDTLYFGALISPTDPLTVLAIFSQLKVDVNLYAMIFGESVLNDAVALVLSGAIQNYEKRYSNDGGFEITAFLAAIGDFIGIFSLSLLVGALMGCLTALMTKFTHVRDWPLLESALFVLMSYAAFLIAEVCELTGVVAVLFCGICQAHYTYNNLSSDSRNRTKQLFELLNFLAENFIFTYIGVSMFTFPKHHFDPWFIIAGFVTSTLGRAVNIYPLSFLLNLGRKPPIPMNFQHMLFFSGLRGAMSFALAIRNTVSDARQAMLTTTSLIVIATVVLQGGAATHALAYLRIPTGQGQNDESDALPYRDVRSLYRATDTGGSNGRMVVRWDKGDSAVVMPWQLKYEETPREGGEKARLARLWGAVDSKLLKPLLTHARPPLTDTLPGFMRPVARVLTTTHQYTQGISSEHVTFFYNNSNDNSLRRTDSDSDLCIDEPQPVPTSIDPQQLWPGHVDTRISVEGITGSNI from the exons ATGAATTTCCTAGTTTCCTTTGGGTtcttattatatgttatagtAATATGTCAAGGGTCGGGCACAGACATTGCTTTAGATGCCAAAGCTAGTTTGTTACATCGCATAGATAGTTTGAACCTGCTGATATACACTTGTCTTCTCACACTTACGGTGCTCACTATTTGGGTTTTTAAACATCGACGAGTGAGCTGGATTCACGAGACAGGATTGGCCGTAATATATG GTCTTATAGTAGGGGCAATAATAAGATATTCAGGAACAACAAACCAGGTCACACGCATTGATGTGCACCCGGCACCTGATACCAAGTACAACCTGTCGGTGCCACCAGACATGCTTCGGTTCCATTTTCCTGATAAGATTCAGATCTCTTCTGGTG AGGTCCCTGTACCAAATAAAACTTATGCCTACAGCTTTAGAGGTGAGATAGTAAATGTggaacaaaatgaaatagatCTTAAGGCTACATTTGATCCTGAAATATTCTTCAATATAATTCTACCTCCTATCATCTTTCATGCTGGATATTGCTTGAAAAGG AAATATTTCTTCCGCAACCTCGGTGCCATATTAACATTCGCAATGGTGGGCACCGCATTATCGGCGCTTGTGATTGGATCCCTCATGTATGGGTGCGTGCAGCTCATGCCAGCTTCTCTCGCCTCGAGTTTCACATTTCTGGACACGCTGTATTTTGGTGCCTTGATCTCTCCGACGGATCCACTCACAGTGCTAGCTATATTTTCCCAgttaaaa gtCGACGTAAATTTATATGCTATGATTTTCGGTGAGAGCGTTCTTAATGATGCAGTGGCTTTAGTACTTAGCGG TGCTATTCAAAACTACGAAAAGAGGTACTCAAATGATGGTGGCTTTGAAATAACCGCTTTCTTGGCGGCCATCGGCGACTTCATCGGGATATTCAGTCTCTCCCTGCTGGTTGGGGCCCTGATGGGGTGCCTCACTGCACTGAT GACGAAGTTCACCCACGTGCGAGACTGGCCGCTGCTGGAGTCTGCATTGTTTGTCCTCATGTCGTACGCCGCCTTCCTCATAGCTGAAGTGTGCGAATTAACAG gaGTAGTGGCGGTACTTTTCTGCGGCATCTGCCAAGCTCACTACACGTACAACAACCTATCATCGGACTCACGCAACCGCACCAAACAACTGTTCGAGCTACTCAACTTCTTGGCCGAGAACTTCATATTCACCTACATCGGAGTCTCCATGTTCACGTTCCCGAAGCACCACTTCGATCCATGGTTTATCATCGCTGGATTT GTAACTTCAACTCTTGGTCGGGCTGTGAACATTTATCCTCTGTCGTTCCTCTTAAATCTCGGACGGAAACCTCCAATACCAATGAACTTCCAACACATGCTATTTTTCTCTG GTCTCCGAGGAGCGATGTCGTTCGCGCTGGCGATCCGCAACACCGTGTCGGACGCGAGACAAGCCATGCTGACAACCACCTCGCTCATCGTCATCGCCACTGTGGTGCTGCAGGGCGGCGCCGCTACACACGCCCTCGCCTATCTGCGTATACCCACCGG ACAAGGACAAAACGACGAAAGCGATGCCCTTCCCTACCGCGATGTACGAagt CTGTACCGGGCCACGGACACGGGCGGATCG aATGGCCGCATGGTAGTTAGGTGGGACAAAGGAGATAGTGCAGTGGTTATGCCTTGGCAACTAAAATACGAA GAAACGCCGCGCGAAGGAGGGGAGAAGGCCCGCTTGGCGCGGCTGTGGGGGGCGGTGGACTCGAAGCTGCTGAAGCCGCTGCTGACGCACGCGCGCCCGCCGCTCACCGACACGTTGCCCGGCTTCATGAGACCCGTCGCCCGGGTGCTCACCACCACGCATCAGTACACGCAAGGA ATATCGTCGGAGCACGTaacttttttctataataacaGTAAT GACAACAGTCTCCGCAGGACAGACTCCGATTCCGACCTCTGTATCGACGAGCCCCAACCAGTACCAACAAGCATTGATCCACAG CAATTATGGCCCGGACACGTGGACACGCGCATCTCAGTGGAAGGTATCACAGgaagtaatatataa
- the Nhe3 gene encoding sodium/hydrogen exchanger 6 isoform X7, which produces MNFLVSFGFLLYVIVICQGSGTDIALDAKASLLHRIDSLNLLIYTCLLTLTVLTIWVFKHRRVSWIHETGLAVIYGLIVGAIIRYSGTTNQVTRIDVHPAPDTKYNLSVPPDMLRFHFPDKIQISSGEVPVPNKTYAYSFRGEIVNVEQNEIDLKATFDPEIFFNIILPPIIFHAGYCLKRKYFFRNLGAILTFAMVGTALSALVIGSLMYGCVQLMPASLASSFTFLDTLYFGALISPTDPLTVLAIFSQLKVDVNLYAMIFGESVLNDAVALVLSGAIQNYEKRYSNDGGFEITAFLAAIGDFIGIFSLSLLVGALMGCLTALMTKFTHVRDWPLLESALFVLMSYAAFLIAEVCELTGVVAVLFCGICQAHYTYNNLSSDSRNRTKQLFELLNFLAENFIFTYIGVSMFTFPKHHFDPWFIIAGFVTSTLGRAVNIYPLSFLLNLGRKPPIPMNFQHMLFFSGLRGAMSFALAIRNTVSDARQAMLTTTSLIVIATVVLQGGAATHALAYLRIPTGQGQNDESDALPYRDVRSLYRATDTGGSNGRMVVRWDKGDSAVVMPWQLKYEETPREGGEKARLARLWGAVDSKLLKPLLTHARPPLTDTLPGFMRPVARVLTTTHQYTQGDNSLRRTDSDSDLCIDEPQPVPTSIDPQQLWPGHVDTRISVEGITGSNI; this is translated from the exons ATGAATTTCCTAGTTTCCTTTGGGTtcttattatatgttatagtAATATGTCAAGGGTCGGGCACAGACATTGCTTTAGATGCCAAAGCTAGTTTGTTACATCGCATAGATAGTTTGAACCTGCTGATATACACTTGTCTTCTCACACTTACGGTGCTCACTATTTGGGTTTTTAAACATCGACGAGTGAGCTGGATTCACGAGACAGGATTGGCCGTAATATATG GTCTTATAGTAGGGGCAATAATAAGATATTCAGGAACAACAAACCAGGTCACACGCATTGATGTGCACCCGGCACCTGATACCAAGTACAACCTGTCGGTGCCACCAGACATGCTTCGGTTCCATTTTCCTGATAAGATTCAGATCTCTTCTGGTG AGGTCCCTGTACCAAATAAAACTTATGCCTACAGCTTTAGAGGTGAGATAGTAAATGTggaacaaaatgaaatagatCTTAAGGCTACATTTGATCCTGAAATATTCTTCAATATAATTCTACCTCCTATCATCTTTCATGCTGGATATTGCTTGAAAAGG AAATATTTCTTCCGCAACCTCGGTGCCATATTAACATTCGCAATGGTGGGCACCGCATTATCGGCGCTTGTGATTGGATCCCTCATGTATGGGTGCGTGCAGCTCATGCCAGCTTCTCTCGCCTCGAGTTTCACATTTCTGGACACGCTGTATTTTGGTGCCTTGATCTCTCCGACGGATCCACTCACAGTGCTAGCTATATTTTCCCAgttaaaa gtCGACGTAAATTTATATGCTATGATTTTCGGTGAGAGCGTTCTTAATGATGCAGTGGCTTTAGTACTTAGCGG TGCTATTCAAAACTACGAAAAGAGGTACTCAAATGATGGTGGCTTTGAAATAACCGCTTTCTTGGCGGCCATCGGCGACTTCATCGGGATATTCAGTCTCTCCCTGCTGGTTGGGGCCCTGATGGGGTGCCTCACTGCACTGAT GACGAAGTTCACCCACGTGCGAGACTGGCCGCTGCTGGAGTCTGCATTGTTTGTCCTCATGTCGTACGCCGCCTTCCTCATAGCTGAAGTGTGCGAATTAACAG gaGTAGTGGCGGTACTTTTCTGCGGCATCTGCCAAGCTCACTACACGTACAACAACCTATCATCGGACTCACGCAACCGCACCAAACAACTGTTCGAGCTACTCAACTTCTTGGCCGAGAACTTCATATTCACCTACATCGGAGTCTCCATGTTCACGTTCCCGAAGCACCACTTCGATCCATGGTTTATCATCGCTGGATTT GTAACTTCAACTCTTGGTCGGGCTGTGAACATTTATCCTCTGTCGTTCCTCTTAAATCTCGGACGGAAACCTCCAATACCAATGAACTTCCAACACATGCTATTTTTCTCTG GTCTCCGAGGAGCGATGTCGTTCGCGCTGGCGATCCGCAACACCGTGTCGGACGCGAGACAAGCCATGCTGACAACCACCTCGCTCATCGTCATCGCCACTGTGGTGCTGCAGGGCGGCGCCGCTACACACGCCCTCGCCTATCTGCGTATACCCACCGG ACAAGGACAAAACGACGAAAGCGATGCCCTTCCCTACCGCGATGTACGAagt CTGTACCGGGCCACGGACACGGGCGGATCG aATGGCCGCATGGTAGTTAGGTGGGACAAAGGAGATAGTGCAGTGGTTATGCCTTGGCAACTAAAATACGAA GAAACGCCGCGCGAAGGAGGGGAGAAGGCCCGCTTGGCGCGGCTGTGGGGGGCGGTGGACTCGAAGCTGCTGAAGCCGCTGCTGACGCACGCGCGCCCGCCGCTCACCGACACGTTGCCCGGCTTCATGAGACCCGTCGCCCGGGTGCTCACCACCACGCATCAGTACACGCAAGGA GACAACAGTCTCCGCAGGACAGACTCCGATTCCGACCTCTGTATCGACGAGCCCCAACCAGTACCAACAAGCATTGATCCACAG CAATTATGGCCCGGACACGTGGACACGCGCATCTCAGTGGAAGGTATCACAGgaagtaatatataa